The Coriobacteriia bacterium genome includes a region encoding these proteins:
- a CDS encoding DUF2769 domain-containing protein: MVEITEANREDCLCPNCPSYVECMTLEEEALFCGTSVTMCDDVSRQGCVCGRCDVHAAYDLAGVYYCVEGPVE; the protein is encoded by the coding sequence ATGGTCGAGATCACCGAGGCCAACCGCGAGGACTGCCTCTGTCCTAACTGCCCGAGCTACGTGGAGTGCATGACGCTCGAGGAAGAAGCGCTGTTCTGCGGGACGAGCGTGACCATGTGCGACGACGTGAGCCGGCAGGGCTGCGTGTGCGGTCGCTGCGACGTCCACGCGGCCTACGATCTGGCAGGCGTCTACTACTGCGTAGAGGGGCCGGTCGAGTAG
- the smpB gene encoding SsrA-binding protein SmpB, translated as MPRDEKQIANNKRAYHDYFVDEVFECGIELTGTEVKSLRASHASLRESYATVRRGEVWLLALHIAPYNQGNRSNVDPDRARKLLLHKKEIRYLIGKTKEKGNTLIPLRMYFAPNNLVKVELGLVHGKKLYDKRADIAAKDQKRDVERALRERQKGQ; from the coding sequence ATGCCGCGCGACGAGAAGCAGATTGCTAACAACAAGAGGGCCTACCACGATTACTTCGTGGACGAGGTCTTTGAGTGCGGCATCGAGCTTACCGGCACCGAGGTCAAGTCTCTGCGTGCGAGCCACGCGTCGCTGCGCGAGTCCTACGCCACGGTGCGGCGCGGCGAGGTATGGCTGCTGGCGCTGCACATCGCGCCGTACAACCAGGGCAATCGCTCCAACGTCGACCCCGATCGCGCGCGCAAGCTCCTCTTGCACAAGAAGGAGATCCGCTACTTGATCGGCAAGACGAAGGAGAAGGGCAACACGCTCATTCCGCTGCGCATGTACTTCGCGCCGAACAACCTGGTCAAGGTCGAGCTCGGACTCGTCCACGGCAAGAAGCTCTACGACAAGCGCGCCGACATCGCCGCGAAGGACCAGAAGCGCGACGTCGAGCGCGCGCTTCGGGAGCGCCAGAAGGGGCAGTAG